The following coding sequences are from one Geodermatophilus normandii window:
- a CDS encoding winged helix DNA-binding domain-containing protein: protein MTTATPGEVALLRLVAQRVAGPPFPDAAAAVRGLLAVQGQDWPGAVTSVALRTAGRSRAGVEAALDAGDVVRSWPMRGTLHLTAAEDLPWMLDLLGPRVLAGAAKRRAVVGLTEDDLERSRGVAVAALTGGRRLGRRELLAVLADGGCDVAGQKGYHTLWYLSQTATLVLGPVEAGDQAFVLLDEWVPAPRRLDREEALAELALRYFTGHGPATVADLVRWAGTTVRDARAGLAAVRDRLAAVDVDGTEMLMDPETPERLATCRDDAAGLHLLPGFDEVVLGYADRTCTVPAEHADRIVPGGNGVFRPTVVTGGRAVGTWRWTGTGGRRTVTAEPFTAFPDGVADRVPALAAQLP from the coding sequence ATGACGACGGCGACGCCCGGGGAGGTCGCGCTGCTGCGCCTGGTCGCCCAGCGGGTGGCCGGCCCGCCGTTCCCCGACGCCGCGGCGGCGGTGCGCGGGCTGCTCGCCGTCCAGGGACAGGACTGGCCGGGCGCGGTCACGTCCGTGGCGCTGCGCACCGCCGGCCGCTCGCGCGCCGGGGTGGAGGCGGCGCTGGACGCCGGCGACGTCGTCCGGTCCTGGCCGATGCGCGGCACGCTGCACCTCACCGCCGCCGAGGACCTGCCCTGGATGCTCGACCTGCTCGGCCCCCGGGTGCTGGCCGGCGCGGCGAAGCGGAGGGCCGTCGTCGGGCTGACCGAGGACGACCTCGAGCGCTCGCGCGGGGTCGCCGTCGCCGCGCTCACCGGCGGCCGGCGGCTCGGGCGCAGGGAGCTGCTGGCGGTCCTCGCCGACGGCGGGTGCGACGTCGCGGGCCAGAAGGGCTACCACACGCTCTGGTACCTCTCGCAGACCGCGACCCTGGTGCTGGGCCCGGTCGAGGCAGGCGACCAGGCGTTCGTGCTGCTCGACGAGTGGGTGCCCGCGCCGCGGCGGCTGGACCGCGAGGAGGCGCTGGCCGAGCTGGCGCTGCGCTACTTCACCGGGCACGGGCCGGCCACGGTCGCCGACCTGGTGCGCTGGGCGGGCACCACCGTCCGCGACGCCCGCGCCGGGCTGGCGGCCGTCCGGGACCGGCTCGCCGCCGTCGACGTCGACGGCACCGAGATGCTCATGGACCCGGAGACGCCGGAGCGGCTGGCCACCTGCCGCGACGACGCCGCGGGGCTGCACCTGCTGCCCGGCTTCGACGAGGTCGTCCTCGGCTACGCCGACCGCACGTGCACGGTGCCGGCCGAGCACGCCGACCGCATCGTGCCCGGTGGCAACGGGGTCTTCCGGCCGACCGTCGTCACGGGCGGTCGGGCGGTCGGGACCTGGCGGTGGACGGGCACGGGCGGGCGGCGGACGGTGACGGCCGAGCCGTTCACCGCCTTCCCCGACGGCGTCGCCGACCGCGTGCCCGCGCTGGCCGCGCAGCTCCCCTAG
- a CDS encoding DUF2127 domain-containing protein, producing the protein MPGTTTDRLLRAALFLKGLDGAVELLAGLALLVVGPRELDGLPRWVVEHHLLGSPHGALAERFAAGEAALSGGDRTFAVLYLTLHGLVKLGLVVALLRQVLPAYPLAAGVLGVFCAYEVYRAVERDAWSMWAAAALDLAVVVLVLREYRRLRSRRRRAAGTAPRGGRPPRR; encoded by the coding sequence ATGCCGGGCACGACGACCGACCGGCTCCTGCGCGCCGCGCTGTTCCTCAAGGGACTCGACGGCGCGGTCGAGCTGCTCGCGGGCCTGGCGCTGCTGGTGGTGGGCCCCCGGGAGCTGGACGGCCTTCCCCGGTGGGTCGTCGAGCACCACCTGCTGGGCAGCCCGCACGGCGCCCTGGCCGAGCGCTTCGCCGCGGGGGAGGCGGCGCTCAGCGGTGGCGACCGGACGTTCGCGGTGCTGTACCTGACCCTGCACGGCCTGGTGAAGCTCGGCCTGGTCGTCGCGCTGCTGCGGCAGGTGCTGCCCGCGTACCCGCTCGCCGCCGGCGTCCTCGGCGTGTTCTGCGCCTACGAGGTGTACCGGGCGGTGGAGCGGGACGCGTGGTCCATGTGGGCCGCGGCCGCCCTCGACCTCGCGGTCGTCGTGCTCGTGCTGCGCGAGTACCGGCGGCTCAGAAGCCGACGACGGCGTGCGGCCGGTACGGCTCCTCGAGGCGGGCGACCTCCTCGTCGGTGA
- a CDS encoding nitroreductase family deazaflavin-dependent oxidoreductase gives MPVEGEYEPSPEQWVRDQVERYEATGGREANTLRDTGLPVVIFTTRGATTGKVRKQPLMRVEKDGVYAMVGSQGGAPRDPAWVANLRKHPDQVSVQDGPEPWDGVAREITGEEKAQWWERAVAAYPPYAEYQQRTDRVIPVFLVERKR, from the coding sequence ATGCCAGTCGAGGGGGAGTACGAGCCCAGTCCGGAGCAGTGGGTCCGCGACCAGGTCGAGCGCTACGAGGCCACCGGCGGCCGCGAGGCGAACACGCTGCGCGACACCGGCCTGCCCGTGGTGATCTTCACCACGCGCGGCGCCACCACGGGGAAGGTCCGCAAGCAGCCGCTCATGCGGGTCGAGAAGGACGGCGTCTACGCGATGGTCGGCTCCCAGGGGGGCGCGCCGAGGGACCCGGCGTGGGTGGCCAACCTGCGGAAGCACCCCGACCAGGTGAGCGTGCAGGACGGCCCCGAGCCCTGGGACGGCGTCGCCCGCGAGATCACCGGTGAGGAGAAGGCGCAGTGGTGGGAGCGCGCGGTGGCCGCCTACCCGCCCTACGCCGAGTACCAGCAGAGGACCGACCGGGTCATCCCCGTCTTCCTGGTCGAGCGGAAGAGGTAG